From Epinephelus moara isolate mb unplaced genomic scaffold, YSFRI_EMoa_1.0 scaffold2317, whole genome shotgun sequence, a single genomic window includes:
- the LOC126387136 gene encoding CDP-diacylglycerol--inositol 3-phosphatidyltransferase-like has product MFPTTAACEGCNRIIHNCNQPKISFNLKFLSSTIHGSASHKSIDLSGNPILRIYYTSKPVLFVMCAGNELFFCLLYLLHHIQEPAAWLYWLQGLCFIICVVKTGISLVHLVTASQNMAALDVAEREAKRKTQ; this is encoded by the exons ATGTTCCCTACAACGGCTGCATGTGAAGGCTGTAATCGCATAATACATAACTGTAATCAGCCTaaaatttcttttaatttaaaatttctCAGCTCGACAATACACGGATCGGCCAGTCACAAGTCCATCGACCTCTCCGGCAACCCTATCCTCCGAATCTACTACACATCCAAG CCGGTGCTGTTTGTGATGTGTGCTGGGAACGAGCTCTTCTTCTGTCTGCTCTACCTTCTCCATCACATCCAGGAACCTGCAG CATGGCTCTACTGGCTGCAGGGACTGTGCTTTATCATCTGCGTGGTGAAGACTGGCATCAGCCTCGTGCACCTAGTCACCGCCTCCCAGAACATGGCCGCCCTCGACGTAGCCGAGCGGGAGGCAAAGAGGAAGACGcagtga